A genome region from Trichoderma asperellum chromosome 7, complete sequence includes the following:
- a CDS encoding uncharacterized protein (EggNog:ENOG41~antiSMASH:Cluster_7.10~SMCOG1034:cytochrome P450~TransMembrane:1 (o20-40i)): protein MAALSALGRLLTVPTLSFQFLGLLTAFFLISGYLIRLALLPRPIPGIPYKKSCAKKIAGNGFEMLAWKQKHGEMFGYLSQLALELNAPIFQIFVHPLGKPWVVIADNRESNDIMARRTSRDFDRSIFLGDLMSSLSPEFHFHMPTGERWKSHRKLVSDTMSPAFLSVVAGPQMWKSSMKAIELWQTKARLAEGRPFAIIEDLRKAAYEIIWTTTMGFETGVMKAQSDLLSSLPKFEKLPHKDQEIVFPVATDPPIFKAGMALNDTLQDGIQSLVPTLYLFLAYNAVPSLRAARNLRNRMIESEIKKAVERFANKTDLEWEDSSNMRRYMKSAMDMVIARELQYARKEGRTPEPLSRIIQDELFSFMLAGNEVYTVILWTLKFLTAHQDVQTRLREELHVQLKQALDTGATPSSSEIIAAKLPYLDAVMEESLRCGEITQTNIRTSQRDVVILGHHVPKHTEVLMLNNGPGVFLPPLDVDESLRSETSRGAVEKVGEWESKGMRNFDPNRWLVSDDQGQISFNPSAGARHSFGAGPRGCFGRKWAMLEVRIMVSLIIWKFRLEEIPAALASFKPKPGLAHRPEMAYVRLNAL from the exons ATGGCAGCGCTATCAGCCTTGGGAAGGTTGTTGACGGTTCCAACTTTATCATTTCAGTTTCTGGGCCTTCtcactgccttttttttaatcagTGGCTACCTCATACGCCTTGCTCTGCTCCCCAGGCCAATCCCTGGTATTCCCTACAAGAAATCTTGCGCTAAGAAAATCGCTGGCAATGGCTTCGAGATGCTTGCATGGAAACAGAAACATGGAGAAATGTTTGGCTACTTGTCCCAGTTGGCCTTGGAACTCAATGCCCCCATTTTCCAGATATTCGTTCACCCGCTAGGAAAGCCATGGGTGGTTATTGCCGACAACCGCGAATCCAATGATATCATGGCTCGAAGAACCAGCAGAGATTTCGATCGTTCCATCTTCTTGGGAGACCTCATGTCATCTCTTTCGCCCGAGTTTCACTTCCATATGCCAACCGGTGAAAGATGGAAATCGCATCGAAAGCTAGTGTCTGATACTATGTCTCCTGCTTTCTTGAGCGTGGTCGCAGGTCCACAGATGTGGAAATCCAGTATGAAAGCCATCGAGCTCTGGCAAACCAAAGCACGACTGGCTGAAGGTCGGCCATTTGCGATAATAGAGGATCTACGCAAGGCAGCGTACGAGATAATCTGGACCACAACTATGGGATTCGAGACAGGTGTAATGAAGGCCCAGTCTGACCTACTTTCTTCATTGCCAAAGTTTGAGAAACTACCGCACAAGGATCAGGAAATCGTTTTCCCCGTCGCAACAGATCCGCCAATTTTCAAGGCCGGGATGGCACTCAATGACACCCTACAAGACGGAATTCAATCTCTTGTTCCTACTCTATACTTGTTCTTGGCTTACAACGCAGTCCCTTCACTGCGTGCCGCGCGAAACCTCAGGAATCGTATGATTGAAAGCgaaataaagaaagcagTCGAAAGATTCGCCAACAAGACAGACCTCGAATGGGAAGACTCAAGCAACATGCGTCGATACATGAAGAGTGCAATGGATATGGTCATTGCGCGAGAATTGCAGTATGCCCGCAAAGAAGGCCGCACACCAGAACCTTTGAGTCGCATTATTCAGGATGAGCTCTTCAGTTTCATGCTCGCTGGAAACGAGGTTTATACAGTGATCCTTTGGACTCTAAAGTTCCTTACTGCTCACCAGGACGTTCAGACCAGGCTACGAGAAGAACTTCATGTTCAATTAAAGCAGGCGCTTGACACCGGTGCTacgccttcttcatctgagATTATCGCAGCCAAATTGCCTTATCTCGACGCTGTCATGGAAGAATCGCTTCGTTGCGGTGAGATAACTCAGACCAATATTAGGACGAGTCAACGAGATGTCGTCATTCTGGGCCATCATGTTCCCAAGCATACCGAAGTGTTGATGCTCAACAATGGCCCGGGCGTTTTTCTGCCTCCGCTAGACGTTGATGAGAGCCTAAGATCAGAGACCTCGAGAGGCGCAGTCGAAAAAGTTGGTGAATGGGAGTCGAAGGGCATGAGAAACTTTGATCCCAACAGATGGCTTGTTTCGGATGATCAAGGGCAGATCTCATTCAATCCTTCTGCCGGAGCAAGACATTCTTTCGGAGCTGGTCCTAGGGGTTGTTTCG GTCGCAAGTGGGCTATGCTCGAAGTCAGGATCATGGTATCCCTCATTATTTGGAAGTTCCGACTTGAGGAAATACCCGCGGCTTTGGCGAGCTTCAAGCCTAAGCCAGGGCTTGCACACAGGCCGGAGATGGCGTACGTACGTCTCAACGCTCTATGA
- a CDS encoding uncharacterized protein (TransMembrane:1 (o120-141i)~EggNog:ENOG41~SMCOG1001:short-chain dehydrogenase/reductase SDR~antiSMASH:Cluster_7.10), which produces MGSKGRWNPPEDTKPSFKGRNVIVTGANSGVGFEASVKFVQLGADRVILAVRSVRKGEDAKAKIEAKTGRKDCVEVWPLDMMSYDSIREFAARACKNLDHLDIALLNAGIQPAQHQLSPYGWETALQINALSTLLLSLFLLPKLKSSKTKSFTPVLELVSSSNHYMVSKVDSDPSGEQTVLQYNNKFSSFQAYGLSKLFLMYGMEGLVTQEGVGENGQPNVFITSVCPGGTQSNIMRSYPWYTKPFFWIINNFVNKTTEQGARTYISGTTTGNAGHGRFWRDDIIEELAPMLKGEQGANLQKQVWAEIIDALRKDVPEVENLVR; this is translated from the exons ATGGGTTCCAAAGGAAGGTGGAATCCACCTGAAGACACCAAGCCTTCTTTCAAAGGCCGAAATGTCATCGTGACTGGGGCCAACTCAGGCGTAGGGTTCGAAGCTTCGGTCAAGTTCGTGCAACTTGGCGCAGACCGCGTCATTTTAGCTGTCCGATCCGTCAGAAAGGGCGAAGAcgcaaaagcaaagattgAAGCCAAGACTGGCCGAAAAGACTGCGTTGAGGTCTGGCCTCTTGATATGATGTCGTATGACAGCATCAGAGAGTTTGCTGCACGCGCCTGCAAGAACCTCGACCACCTTGATATTGCGCTTCTCAACGCTGGCATCCAGCCTGCACAGCATCAACTATCTCCATACGGATGGGAGACTGCCCTTCAAATCAACGCTCTGTCAACATTGCTATtgagcctcttcctcctcccgaAGTTGAAGAGTAGCAAAACAAAGTCATTCACCCCGGTGCTGGAGTTagttagcagcagcaaccacTACATGGTGTCCAAAGTTGATTCGGACCCTTCTGGCGAGCAGACTGTATTGCAATACAATAACAAATTCTCATCGTTCCAAGCGTATGGCCTCTCCAAGCTGTTCCTTATGTACGGAATGGAGGGGCTTGTGACACAGGAAGGAGTAGGCGAGAACGGTCAACCAAATGTCTTCATTACCTCGGTTTGTCCTGGAGGGACCCAGTCAAATATTATGAGGAGCTATCCTTGGTATACGAAGCCCTTTTTCTGGATCATTAATAACTTTGTCAACAAGACTACGGAGCAAGGTGCTAGGACGTATATCAGCGGTACCACAACGGGCAATGCAGGCCATGGGCGGTTCTGGCGTGACGATATTATCGAAGA ATTAGCGCCGATGTTGAAAGGAGAGCAAGGTGCAAACCTGCAGAAACAGGTATGGGCTGAGATTATTGATGCACTAAGGAAAGATGTACCCGAAGTAGAGAATTTGGTGAGATGA
- a CDS encoding uncharacterized protein (EggNog:ENOG41~TransMembrane:2 (o20-38i170-188o)~antiSMASH:Cluster_7.10), with protein sequence MELLHWNYTRITTRAEPVANIIDIILCVAQVTSTMMITRRLQKGHPDMVRPIFQAVMPYRLPLTVAAYIFESSILHRASVMTNRGFLYVRIGILSFSMFDQLKGSNASIYTLGSYLGSTLSTLDNDMPLGWAMFGYCVLMTSKLSRWTTHQVMPSSPEVPKKMSAMRSQLVRLLLWIGLADLKIVKAYDDGSLFGPNAGEKEHVN encoded by the exons ATGGAGCTTCTTCACTGGAATTACACCCGTATCACAACTAGAGCCGAACCAGTCGCAAATATCATAGATATTATCCTCTGCGTGGCTCAGGTCACCAGCACAATGATGATAACAAGGCGCCTGCAAAAGGGACATCCGGATATGGTCAGACCCATCTTTCAAGCCGTTATGCCGTATCGTCTTCCTTTGACAGTTGCGGCTTATATCTTTGAAAGCTCAATCTTGCACCGCGCGTCTGTCATGACAAATCGAGGCTTTCTCTACGTTCGAATTGGAATACTTAGCTTCTCCATGTTTGACCAGCTCAAGGGCTCAAACGCATCAATATACACCCTAGGCAGCTATTTGGGCTCAACCCTGTCTACCTTGGACAACGACATGCCGCTTGGATGGGCTATGTTTGGCTATTGTGTTCTGATGACATCCAAGCTGTCGCGCTGGACAACGCATCAAGTTATGCCAAG TAGCCCTGAAGTTCCAAAGAAAATGAGTGCGATGAGATCGCAGCTGGTGCGGCTTCTGCTCTGGATTGGACTTGCCGATCTGAAGATTGTTAAAGCCTATGATGACGGATCTTTGTTTGGTCCTAATGCTGGAGAGAAGGAACATGTCAATTGA
- a CDS encoding uncharacterized protein (EggNog:ENOG41~antiSMASH:Cluster_7.10~SMCOG1005:Drug resistance transporter, EmrB/QacA~TransMembrane:6 (o32-52i73-90o96-119i140-160o180-198i347-365o)) produces the protein MAIMGIGAIVGATVGPFLGGLITDHASWRWCFYINVPIGAFAFDTLFVFLLVKYESDLSWSARFRRIDISSNAIFVAAIVSALIALTWGGTIYNWITYHIIVPLALGLVGVLLFAAFEWTPRICPEPSFPRGMVLNRTSAAALVLTFTHAIVAYWVYYFLPIYFQAVKGFSPLRSGINTLPNVAGGLVFAVLAGVLLSKFGRHQPIHLGGFANTTASFGLLSILDTNSSTAAWVRIQLLNTIGSGRLDGVLLPAVQAPLNEGYVATATGIWSFSRYFGCIWGVTIPSALFNNECRRLASRISNADIASNLSAGSAYQHATGAYLSSTEDTALHAEVVEVFIGSMRTVWLVVIAFAALGFLVTFVAKEIKLREELNNDFGVEDKEDAAISPRTDAEAVLSPS, from the exons ATGGCCATCATGGGGATAGGTGCTATTGTGGGAGCTACCGTGGGGCCGTTTCTGGGTGGACTGATCACCGATCATGCTTCCTGGCGATGGTGTTTCTATATCAACGTACCCATTGGTGCTT TCGCTTTCGATACCCTGTTTGTTTTCCTCCTTGTCAAATATGAGAGCGATTTGAGCTGGTCGGCACGCTTTAGGCGCATCGATATCTCTAGTAATGCCATCTTCGTGGCCGCAATCGTCTCCGCCCTCATTGCGCTTACTTGGGGCGGTACCATCTATAATTGGATTACTTACCACATTATTGTGCCCCTTGCCCTGGGTCTTGTGGGCGTGTTGCTCTTCGCCGCTTTCGAATGGACCCCGCGGATCTGTCCTGAGCCCTCTTTCCCGCGAGGGATGGTGTTAAACCGCACCTCAGCAGCTGCTCTCGTCTTGACTTTCACCCATGCGATCGTTGCGTACTGGGTATACTACTTCCTGCCGATATATTTCCAAGCCGTTAAGGGCTTTTCACCTTTACGCTCCGGCATAAATACGTTGCCAAATGTGGCCGGTGGGCTTGTCTTCGCAGTTCTGGCAGGCGTCCTGCTCTCCAAGTTTGGCCGTCACCAGCCTATCCACTTGGGCGGGTTCGCTAATACCACTGCCTCCTTTGGCCTGCTCAGCATACTTGATACCAACTCAAGCACCGCGGCGTGGGTTCGCATACAGCTTCTAAACACCATCGGCAGTGGCAGGCTTGACGGTGTGCTCCTGCCCGCAGTTCAGGCGCCTCTGAATGAAGGCTATGTCGCCACAGCTACCGGCATTTGGAGCTTTTCTCGATATTTCGGCTGCATCTGGGGCGTTACTATCCCGAGTGCTTTGTTTAACAATGAGTGCCGCCGTCTCGCAAGCCGCATTAGCAATGCTGACATCGCTAGTAATCTGTCGGCTGGCAGTGCGTATCAACATGCCACAGGTGCCTATCTATCTAGTACTGAGGATACAGCACTTCACGCAGAAGTAGTCGAAGTCTTTATTGGATCGATGCGGACGGTTTGGTTGGTGGTAATTGCATTTGCTGCATTAGGATTCTTGGTTACTTTCGTAGCGAAGGAGATTAAACTACGGGAAGAATTGAACAATGACTTTGGGGTGGAAGACAAAGAGGATGCTGCAATCTCGCCAAGGACAGATGCTGAGGCTGTATTATCGCCCAGTTAG
- a CDS encoding uncharacterized protein (EggNog:ENOG41~antiSMASH:Cluster_7.10) has product MDETCELGNMWAPDQLQPTSSHELAREQPKIVPTTNPVQDKELRSASFRTWRL; this is encoded by the coding sequence ATGGATGAAACCTGCGAGTTGGGTAATATGTGGGCTCCAGACCAACTCCAACCCACCTCTAGCCATGAGTTAGCCAGGGAACAGCCCAAAATCGTCCCGACGACCAATCCAGTTCAAGACAAGGAGCTTCGGTCAGCGAGCTTCCGAACATGGAGACTCTAG